The DNA sequence TTCATCCACGTGCCAGCCCAAGCAAGGATCTGCAGTCCCCCAGATgactggacacacacacacagctggtaTGAGGCCTGTGTGGACACTGACATCAGGCCATCATAATCGTGACGTACACACGCACAGATCCCCAGTAACACAGCTGCACGTGAGGACACACGGTGGCCCATGGTAAGACTGACCTCCTAGACCCCCATTATGACACCGTCACCCACAGACAGATGGGACCCTTCAGCAGTACCTACACCTATAGTCACCTACCCTAACACTTGATTATACACCTCGACACCTACAGTACCAACACACAGAATAACACACGCGCAATGGCCCACAGACCCACGGGAAAATGACAGAGGGACAAGCAGAAATCTACAGTCACCTGGATGTAAAGCCAACActtgtttattgagcatctgttatGTACCGGGCACTGTTCTAGCACTGGGATGCGAGAGATCAAAATCCCTGTCCTCCTGGAGCTGACATTTTAGTGAGGGCGGTCGGGGGGCACCATGATCAGATGACACACAGACTACAGTCACCCCCAGTGACACTGACAGACGACAGACACCCACACACGCTGGCTCACACGTCGACCTGCAGTTACTCACAATTAGCCTGACACACACCCACAGTCATACTGACATCCACACACAAACAGAAGCCCACGGGAGTGCCGACACTTGTGCCGACACAAAGACACCACTGGCGTAGACAGCCACCCACTACAGCACACGCCCACCTGGATATACAGACACCCACAGAACCCCCCGAATAGCCCAGCAGAGTAGCTAGGAGCCCAAGCCCACTGCAGACCCCCAGTTACAGGTCCATTGGTAGCTGCTGCCCGAGTTTTGGCACAGTCCACCCTGACCCAGACCCAGGGTTACTCTGCACCATGAACCTCACTAGAGTGTCTGAATTTCCCATCGACCTGCCCtaggcccctccccctccccaacccccacccctaccctagCCCCGGAGAAGCTGGAcccttctgcctcctccatcTCTGGCCCCGTATCTGGTAGCCTTGAGATAGAAGCCCAGGGTCCCAGCCCACTGGCTGCCCCCAGGTCTTGATGGGACAGATGAGCCCCTTGGCTGAGGACCCTGTGTGAAAGGGCAGGCAGGTGGAGAGGAAGCCATGGGGAGGGCAGGTAGGAACCTGAGAGGTCATGGAGGTATCAGGGAGATGAGGAGTCCCCTTCCCTCCAGTCTACACAGCCTGGGCCATCGATGGGACTCCACTTGGGGACCTCCAAGTGCACTTTTGCTACACACTCCATAATGGGCTCTGTCGGCCAGGCCCTGACCAGCTCCTCCTGCACGTGCCCCACCAGGGTCTATCCACACACACAAgggcacacacacagggacacgTGTACACTGGAGCAACTACGGGGTCATGCAACCAGGAACACTCGCATGGACATACACAGAGGGGCACACAAAGATGTGCAGGCTGCCAGACACCCTCTGGAAGCCCTGTACCTCTGACCTTGTGCCCCTGGCCCCTGTTCTTCAGCTTGACAGACCTGCCTCCTTCCGTCTGTACCCATCTGGGTCTGTTGGGACCTCTCACCTCCAACTCTGACCCCCAGACCCATGCCAGCTGCCTTGCCTTGCTGCcttgccctcctggagctcagggtgagggtgggtgtgggggcaggTCAGTGTGGTTTTGGGATGGCTCCCCTCACCCATCACTCCCAACCCCCTGCCTAGACAGATCCTCCCAGTTGGGAtgggagctgggggcgggggggaggggtgctgtccCAAGGACTAAGgaacaggaagagggagaatgaggGCTAAAATGGCCCTGAAAAGTCCTCCTTCCTTGCATCAGGGTCTGGAGTTGGGGTAGGAAACAGCCCCCCATCTTCACTCTGCTAGGCTTCAAAGTCAGatagggggatgcctgggtggctcagtgcattgaactcagtccattttttttttaacgttttacttatttttgaaagagagagagacagaatatgagcgggggaggggcggagggcagggagggggtcgGGGGACACAAAagctgtgaagcaggctccaggctttgagctgtcagcacagagccagacaacggggctcaaactcactaaccatgagatcatgacctcagctgaagtcggacacttaactttctgagccacccaggcgtccctgagcatctgactcttgatttccgctcaggtcatgatcccaaggttgggagatggagccctgtgttgggctctgtgctgggcgtggaggctgcttaagattatctctttctccctctgcccctctcccctgtgcaagctctctctctctctctctctctctctctctgtcaaaaaaaaaaaaaaaaaaaaatcagatggaaGCCCAGTTGGCCCTTCAGAAAGCCATAGGACGCTTGATGGGAGGAACGGTcagcttcctctctcccacctccccacggGCCCCAAGTCCAGAGAGTGAGATGCAGAGCAGAGCCAACCCTCACCAAGGGCCAGACCCAGACTTGGAGGGGATAGGTTAACAGATCAGATGTAAAGAGGCAGACGCACACAGGCAGACCCAGACAGCAAGAGACAGGAGCACACACAGAGCAGGAGATCCAGACAAATACTGGCCCATGAGGGGCACAGTCAGACCCAGACAGACACCAAGGGCAAGGGCAGAAGCCTGCACTGACCAccatagacagagagacaggcagacccAGGGTAAGCCCCAGGCAACCCCTCCTCCATAGGGCCTATAGGGGCTTTGGatttcctcccaccccttcctttGGCTGGAAACCCTGCCTTCCTACCTGGGCTCTGACCCTCCGGACCAGGCACCCTCTGATGGTCCTTGTCTTGGAGACAACCCCTTTAGGGACTTCCCTCTTTGGTAGGTCAAGGTCAGAGCCCTCAAGGAATCAAgtcagagaggagacacagaaggaaaagggTGTCTTGAGGAGTCTCCCCACTATTGTGCCCAGTACCTTATGCCAGATGACTCCTCATTCTAGCTCCATAGTCATCGTCACAAACAAAGCTTCTGAGGAACCTGGGTGAGTTCTGTTCCAAACTCTTAGAGCCTCACCATCCTCATCGATAAAATGGGTATCCTAATAATAGTGATGTAGGtaaagcattattattataaacTTCCCTTCCTGAACCACGCTTCTCCCCCATAGTTTTAGGCATTCTGTTCTTTAGGACCTTGATTTTCACTGCAGGAGACCCCACGTGGCTTTCTCAGAAGGGCCTAGATATCCTGAGCCTGGTAAAGGGGGGCCCTCAAACTATCCCCAGAATGGGGCCCTTTTGGCTGGAttgatgggtggtgggggagggctcCCTACTCTGAACTCCAGTCTGGTGTGGGAACGTGGCTGGATCCCTGGCCAAGGTCAAGAATGTGGGCTCTAGGGAAGGGGCTTCATGAAGTAGGGGAGTTTCACAGGAGCGAGCATTTCCAGGATCCCCTCCCAGGGCTTCCTGTTTGGGGACAGGTCCTACAGGGGCAGAACTTAAGGACCGTGGGCTTCAAGGGGGTGGCCTTGGGGCCTCTGTAGGGACGGGGTTATGGGGGTCTAGGCAGGCTGACTTTAGAGGCGGGACTGAGGGGTGGGGCTTAGTGGCCTTGGGTGCTCCTGAAGCTGGAATATGGGCGTACCAGAAGGGGTGGGTTCAGAGGGCGGGGTGTGGAGGCAGGGCTTAGAGGATGTGGGCTTTTTGAAGATGGGCTTTGAAGGTGGTTTTATGAGGAATGACTTTGGGGGTGGGCTTTAGAGGACGGGTCCCGGGGACTGGCCATAGGAGTGTGGGCTTTCAGAGTCAGGCTTTAGGGAGGGGCCGGGGTGGGTGCAAGGGTCTCTGGGGGCTGGCTCCGGGTAGGGATCTGGGGACCTGGCTTGGAGAGTTGTGCTGGCTCAGTCCACCTTTGACAAGGGGCGTTTTGGGGTTAACTTAAGCTCAGCACACTTGGGATCCCTGACCCCCTCAGTATTTCCCAGTAAACTGAGAAGGGACTGGACATTTGAAGGCCTCTCCCCAGGCAGTCCCCAGACCCCAGTTGGAGGTGGCTTTTCCTGAGACTGCGCAtggagggttggggtgggggaccTTGAGGGGGTGGGAGCCCAAATCTGTGGGCCCCTGGAGGGAGGGactgggaatggggagggggcagcattTTGGTGCAGTTGGGAGTCTGAGCAGGGATTTGACTGATGCCTATTTTGAAGCCCCAGGGTGAGCGACCCTGTACCCCCACATCAAGGGGGCAGATGGCCAAGGGGGGTCTCTCCTCTAGTCCTCAGGATTCTCCGCTGTCCAGCTGTCCGGTGGACCAAGTGGCCCTACTGCTAGCCCCGAATTTGCAAAGAGGAACAACCCCCTGGGGTTGTTGTGATTCATAAACAATCTTGCCTTGCGGGGAACACATTGAAGCTCACAGAAGGTATTACATTGTATTAAAATGACTTGTTTATCTCTGTTGCATCAATGTCCTGGGGCAATAACCGTCTGGCAGCCAGACCTCTTGGGGCCACTAGGAATCCCTCCTTTGCCTCTCACTAGCAGTGGGTGCCCTTTGGCCTCAGTCTCCCAACTGACAAATAGGAGTCCTCTGCACCTTCCAGGACTGTTTTGAGGATGATTTGAGTAGATGCGCCGAGAAACAAGCCCACCGCCCAGTATTGCTGCCTCTATGTAGCAAAGCCTACGTAAATATCTacagttattatttatatttatcttgtgCTTTTTCCAGGTCCTGGAGCAGACAGGTCCTGCTTGCTGAATTACTGAGTTAATAGGTCCCTCACCCCCTCCAGTCTCTCCTGCCCCGATCCCACTGTCCAGTCCTGCCCCCCCTGGAGAAGTTGCCAAGGGTTTGGGGGAACATTCAACCTGTCGGTGAGTTTGGGCAGCTCAGGCAAACCATCGACCGTTGAGTGGACCCCGAGGCCTGGAACTGCCATCCACCCATCATGACCCCTGCCTTCTATATCTGGAGGGCCGGGGTAGCTCCCAGATCCAGCCTGGGCATCCCCTCCTTTAGGCCACAGCGAAGGTCACAATCAACATTCATTGTTGTCGGTGGGTTGTGAGGACGGAGGCCAGACCCACCGAGGGATGAATGTCACTGTGGCTGGGCCGGACACAGCCTGAGGGGAAGGGACAAGACCCACTCACGCGATGCCCTGACCTCAGCTCCTCACCCCTTGGGGAGGGCTGGCATCTGGGATCCTTATGGACACAGGCCTCATTTGGGGAATAAAtccaggggagtggggggagttGGGAGGCACCTGGAAAACCTTTCTGACGGGATAGTGAGCCCTGTTCCCAGAGGACTCAGGACTAGGATTTCTTGAACGAGTCAGTCAACCAATGAATGGGATGGGCAGGCAGCAGAGCCCCTCTTCTCTGTGTCTAGGTCCTGGGCCCAGCACCCACAGACCTCTGCTTTACCTGTGGTTGCCCCTTAGCACCTTGGTGCCTGCTCATCCCTTCATCTGCTGAGTCTCTGCCCCACCTGGGTACCTCTCGAGGGTCTCATTTGAGGGAGTGGGTGGGGATTGAGGTGCTGGGGGGGTCCCCCCCCTCCATTAACCCAGCCTGTGCCTCTGCTGCCCCCATAATGTTTTCTCACTTCCTGTCCACCCCAGGGCCAGCACCTAGCCATAGGGGCTTTGGTAACTGGATGGGGGAGACTGGCTTTTGTGTTGTCTTTGTGAAGTACGGGCAGGTGGCCTCATACCTCAGGGTGTTCATCCATGGAAGTGGTTCCACTGAAATAGGTGTGAAAGCTCCCTGAGGGGCTCCTGAGCTGGGCGTCTTGATCCTTGGCCTTCCCCGTGAACCAGGCACCATCCCCCTTCCAGAGACAGCCGCAGCATCTGcagctccccaccttccccaaagAGCCCAGGGGcacccggcccctcccccagcccaggggaAGGAAGACACAAGTTACTAAGTTACTGACTACATCAGTGCTTGTCTTTGGGGTGgggcttccccctcccctccccgtctCCCTGTGGGGCAGGACTGGCTGGCCTCACAGGCCTCCAAGAGGGGTAGGCAGGGGTAGCCCTCCCCATGCCCCTCTGTGTGGGGGATGGCTCCCAACTGTGGGTGCCCCCTGCAGCCTGTGTCCTGTCACTCCCCATCACCCCCAGCCCACCTAGAGACCATGTATCCCCTGGCAGGTGCCTTTATGGGGGAGCGGCAGCAAGCCCCCCTGTGACAATAAGGAACCTCCCATGGCCTGCTCCTCCCCCTTCACACTCCCTTGGAGGTATAAGGAGGGAACTGACAGCCCAGACTCCTAGGCtccacagaggggaagggaggggcagaggaagggttAGAAAGCGGAGCTCTGGGCAGGCaaggcttctctctgcccctctacctggCACACACGCTGCCCAGCTATGGGAACCTTCAACCTATGGACGGATTACCTGGGTTTGGCGCGCCTGGTCGGGGCTCTGCGTGGGGAAGGGGAGCCTGAGACCAGGCTGGACCCCCAGCCACAGCCAGCTCCAGGACCTGGGGGTCAGAGGCCCAGCCCGGAATCTTCAGCAGCTCCTGAACGCCTGTGCTCTTTCTGCAAACACAACGGCGAGTCCCGGGCCATCTACCAGTCCCATGTGCTCAAGGACGAGGCCGGCCGGGTGCTGTGTCCCATCCTTCGTGACTACGTGTGCCCTCAGTGCGGCGCTACGCGTGAGCGTGCCCACACCCGTCGTTTCTGCCCGCTCACTGGCCAGGGCTACACCTCCGTCTACAGCTATACCACCCGCAACTCAGCTGGCAAGAGGGTATCCCGGCCTGATAAGGCGAGGATGCAGGACTCGGGGCATCgcagaggaggagcagcaggAGCGGGAGCAGCGGGCACGGGAGCAGCGGCGGCAGCCTGTGCAGGTGGCT is a window from the Leopardus geoffroyi isolate Oge1 chromosome A2, O.geoffroyi_Oge1_pat1.0, whole genome shotgun sequence genome containing:
- the NANOS3 gene encoding nanos homolog 3, with the protein product MGTFNLWTDYLGLARLVGALRGEGEPETRLDPQPQPAPGPGGQRPSPESSAAPERLCSFCKHNGESRAIYQSHVLKDEAGRVLCPILRDYVCPQCGATRERAHTRRFCPLTGQGYTSVYSYTTRNSAGKRVSRPDKARMQDSGHRRGGAAGAGAAGTGAAAAACAGSKGAGKSSGPSPSSCCPSTSA